Proteins from a single region of Pseudomonas phenolilytica:
- a CDS encoding DUF3482 domain-containing protein, with protein MTDALKLAVVGHTNVGKTSLLRTLTRDRGFGEVSHRPSTTRHVEGARLSVDGQALLELYDTPGLEDAIALLDFLERLERPGERLDGPARTARFLDGAEARQRFEQEAKVLRQLLASDAGLYVIDAREPVLAKYKDELAVLAGCGKPLLPVLNFVAQPGHREEEWRQALARLGLHALVRFDSVAPPVDGERRLYESLALLLEQARPRLQRLIEEHEAQAAARRASGERLIAELLVDVAACRRSVAAQPELERGAIRDLHDAVRGREQRCVEALLRLYAFGKDDAAAGELPLLDGRWGDDLFNPETLKQLGVKIGGGMAAGAAAGAGVDLMVGGITLGAAALLGALAGGGAQTARHYGNRLLGKLKGQRELSVDDAVLRLLALRQRQLLAALAARGHAALDAIRLSGPQDHGWREGRLPEALQRCRAHPEWSSLNPGARLQDAERQATLDTLQAELRHS; from the coding sequence ATGACTGATGCGCTGAAGCTCGCCGTGGTCGGTCACACCAACGTCGGCAAGACCTCGCTGCTGCGTACGCTGACTCGCGACCGCGGTTTCGGCGAGGTGTCGCACCGCCCCAGCACCACCCGTCACGTCGAGGGCGCGCGGCTGTCGGTGGATGGCCAGGCGCTGCTCGAACTCTACGACACCCCCGGCCTGGAGGACGCCATCGCCCTGCTCGACTTCCTCGAGCGGCTGGAGCGCCCCGGTGAGCGCCTCGATGGCCCGGCGCGCACGGCGCGTTTTCTCGACGGCGCCGAGGCGCGCCAGCGTTTCGAGCAGGAAGCCAAGGTGCTGCGCCAGCTGCTGGCCAGCGACGCCGGGCTGTACGTGATCGACGCGCGCGAGCCGGTGCTGGCCAAGTACAAGGACGAGCTGGCGGTACTGGCCGGTTGCGGCAAGCCGCTGCTGCCGGTGCTCAATTTCGTCGCCCAGCCAGGACATCGCGAGGAGGAGTGGCGCCAGGCGCTGGCGCGGCTCGGCCTGCACGCGCTGGTGCGCTTCGACAGCGTGGCGCCGCCGGTGGACGGCGAGCGCCGCCTGTACGAAAGCCTGGCGCTGCTGCTGGAGCAGGCGCGGCCGCGGCTGCAGCGGCTGATCGAGGAGCACGAAGCGCAGGCCGCCGCACGCCGGGCCAGCGGCGAGCGGCTGATCGCCGAGCTGCTGGTGGATGTCGCCGCCTGCCGACGCAGCGTGGCGGCGCAGCCGGAACTGGAGCGCGGCGCCATCCGCGACCTGCACGATGCGGTGCGAGGCCGCGAACAACGTTGCGTCGAAGCACTGCTGCGCCTGTACGCCTTCGGCAAAGACGACGCGGCCGCCGGCGAACTGCCGCTGCTCGACGGCCGCTGGGGCGACGATCTGTTCAACCCCGAGACACTCAAACAGCTCGGCGTGAAGATCGGCGGCGGTATGGCGGCCGGTGCGGCGGCCGGGGCCGGGGTCGACCTGATGGTCGGCGGCATCACCCTCGGCGCCGCGGCGCTGCTCGGCGCGCTGGCCGGCGGCGGCGCGCAGACCGCACGGCACTATGGCAACCGCCTGCTGGGCAAGCTCAAGGGCCAGCGCGAACTGAGCGTCGACGATGCAGTGCTGCGTCTCCTCGCGCTGCGCCAGCGCCAGCTGCTCGCCGCCCTCGCCGCGCGCGGCCACGCCGCGCTGGACGCGATCCGTCTGAGCGGCCCGCAGGATCACGGCTGGCGCGAAGGCCGCCTGCCCGAGGCGCTGCAACGCTGCCGCGCGCACCCCGAGTGGTCGTCGCTCAACCCCGGCGCGCGTCTGCAGGATGCCGAGCGCCAGGCGACGCTGGACACGCTGCAAGCCGAGCTACGACACAGCTGA
- a CDS encoding glycerophosphodiester phosphodiesterase codes for MARTIVSLRPWLAACGLLLPLAGVAAPDDRQAQHHAERAEPAPLVIAHRGASGYVPEHTLAAYALAVLQGADYIEPDLVMTLDGQLVARHDNELGLTTDVSQRPEFATRKRTQQVDGVALTGWFSEDFTLAELKTLRAIERIPEIRPGNARLDGGLEIPTLQEIIDLVKTLQLSQGRRIGLYPETKHPTHFRQLGLAMEKPLVRILARNGYVGRQAPVYIQSFEVDNLKTLSGLTRLRLVQLFGSGQPFDQQVRGSQLTYAQMATPAGLKAIARYASGVGPEKGYIIPRDAGGNLGAPTRFVADAHAAGLKVHPYTFRAENAFLPTSLRSSDQPQARGDVEAEIRAFLDAGIDGLFIDQPDVAVRLRQTR; via the coding sequence ATGGCACGCACCATTGTTTCCCTTCGCCCCTGGCTGGCCGCCTGCGGCCTGCTGCTGCCGCTCGCCGGCGTCGCCGCGCCGGACGACCGTCAGGCACAACACCATGCCGAACGCGCCGAACCGGCACCGCTGGTGATCGCCCACCGCGGTGCCAGCGGCTATGTGCCCGAACACACCCTGGCCGCCTATGCGCTGGCGGTGCTGCAAGGCGCCGACTACATCGAGCCGGACCTGGTGATGACCCTCGACGGCCAGCTGGTCGCCCGCCACGACAACGAGCTGGGCCTGACCACCGATGTTTCCCAGCGCCCCGAGTTCGCCACGCGTAAGCGCACCCAGCAGGTCGATGGCGTGGCGCTCACCGGCTGGTTCAGCGAGGACTTCACTCTCGCCGAACTCAAGACCCTGCGCGCCATCGAGCGCATACCAGAGATCCGTCCGGGCAACGCCCGCCTCGACGGCGGCCTGGAGATTCCGACGCTGCAAGAGATCATCGATCTGGTGAAGACGCTGCAACTCAGCCAGGGGCGGCGCATCGGCCTGTACCCGGAAACCAAGCATCCGACCCACTTCCGGCAGCTCGGCCTGGCGATGGAGAAGCCGCTGGTACGTATTCTCGCGCGCAACGGCTACGTCGGCCGGCAGGCGCCGGTGTACATCCAGTCGTTCGAGGTGGACAACCTCAAGACGCTGAGCGGCCTCACCCGCCTGCGCCTGGTGCAGCTGTTCGGCTCCGGTCAGCCCTTCGACCAGCAGGTGCGCGGCAGCCAGCTGACCTACGCGCAGATGGCCACGCCGGCGGGCCTCAAGGCCATTGCCCGCTACGCCAGCGGCGTCGGCCCGGAGAAGGGCTACATCATCCCGCGCGACGCCGGCGGCAACCTCGGTGCGCCGACCCGCTTCGTCGCCGACGCCCACGCCGCTGGCCTCAAGGTGCACCCGTACACCTTCCGCGCCGAGAACGCCTTCCTGCCGACCAGCCTGCGCAGCAGCGACCAACCCCAGGCCCGCGGCGACGTCGAGGCGGAGATCCGCGCCTTCCTCGACGCCGGTATCGACGGGCTGTTCATCGACCAGCCGGACGTGGCCGTGCGTCTGCGTCAGACCCGCTAA
- a CDS encoding metallophosphoesterase family protein — translation MRIGLIADTHGLLRPEALAALQGCAQIIHAGDIGKPEVLDGLRAIAPLAAIRGNVDHGDWALALPERLDLRIAGLALHVLHDLKQLDRDPVAAGIDVVIAGHSHQPKVERRDGVLYVNPGSAGPRRFSLPISLAVLELDGGQAQVELISLS, via the coding sequence ATGCGCATCGGCCTGATCGCCGACACCCACGGCCTGCTCCGCCCCGAAGCGCTGGCGGCATTGCAGGGTTGCGCGCAGATCATCCACGCCGGTGATATCGGCAAACCGGAGGTGCTCGACGGGCTGCGCGCGATTGCGCCGCTGGCGGCGATTCGCGGCAACGTCGACCACGGCGACTGGGCGCTGGCCCTGCCGGAACGACTGGACTTGCGCATCGCCGGGCTCGCCCTCCACGTGCTGCACGACCTCAAGCAGCTGGATCGCGACCCCGTCGCCGCCGGTATCGATGTGGTGATCGCCGGCCACTCGCACCAGCCGAAGGTCGAGCGGCGCGACGGCGTGCTCTACGTCAACCCGGGCAGCGCCGGGCCGAGACGCTTCAGCCTGCCGATCAGCCTCGCCGTGCTGGAGCTGGACGGCGGCCAAGCGCAGGTCGAGCTCATCAGCCTCAGCTGA
- a CDS encoding nucleobase:cation symporter-2 family protein — protein MTVSAPERRPEDENLGVGANLAYGLQHVLTMYGGIVAVPLIVGQAAGLSPADIGLLIAASLFAGGLATLLQTLGLPFFGCQLPLVQGVSFAGVATMIAIIGSDGAGGLPVVFGAVIAASLIGLFITPVFSRITKFFPPLVTGIVITTIGLTLMPVAARWAMGGNSQAPDFGSVANICLAAFTLFTVLALSKVGNASISRLSILLAMVIGTVVAVFFGMADFSQVLDGPLMALPSPLHFGAPEFQLAAILSMLIVIIVTLVETSADILAVGEIIDTKVDSRRLGDGLRADMISSSLAPLFGSFTQSAFAQNVGLVAVTGVKSRYVVATAGLILVTLGLLPVMGRLIAAVPTAVLGGAGVVLFGTVAASGIRTLAQVDYRNNMNLIIVATSIGFGMIPIAAPSFYHHFPAWFETIFHSGISSAAIMAIILNLAFNHLKAGNSDQQSVFVAGSERSLRYRDIAALHEGDYFRNGKLYDIDGNEVALVDAHHQPEPPAPPRMHAASSGSS, from the coding sequence ATGACTGTGTCCGCCCCCGAAAGACGGCCCGAGGACGAAAATCTCGGTGTCGGCGCCAACCTGGCCTACGGCCTGCAACACGTACTCACCATGTACGGCGGTATCGTCGCCGTGCCGCTGATCGTCGGCCAGGCCGCCGGCCTGTCGCCCGCCGACATCGGCCTGCTGATCGCCGCCTCGCTGTTCGCCGGCGGGCTGGCGACCCTGCTGCAGACGCTCGGTTTGCCGTTCTTCGGTTGCCAGTTGCCGCTGGTACAGGGCGTGTCCTTCGCTGGCGTGGCGACCATGATCGCCATCATCGGCAGCGACGGCGCCGGCGGCCTGCCGGTGGTGTTCGGCGCGGTGATCGCCGCCTCGCTGATCGGCCTGTTCATCACACCGGTGTTCTCGCGCATCACCAAGTTCTTTCCACCGCTGGTCACCGGCATCGTCATCACCACCATCGGTCTGACGCTGATGCCGGTGGCCGCGCGCTGGGCGATGGGCGGCAACAGCCAGGCGCCGGATTTCGGCAGCGTGGCCAACATCTGCCTGGCGGCCTTCACCCTGTTCACCGTGCTGGCACTGAGCAAGGTCGGCAATGCGAGCATCTCGCGCCTGTCGATCCTGCTGGCGATGGTCATCGGCACCGTGGTGGCGGTGTTCTTCGGCATGGCCGACTTCTCCCAGGTACTCGACGGTCCGCTGATGGCGCTGCCTTCGCCGCTGCATTTCGGTGCGCCAGAGTTCCAGCTGGCGGCGATCCTGTCGATGCTGATCGTGATCATCGTCACCCTGGTCGAAACCTCGGCGGACATCCTCGCCGTCGGCGAGATCATCGACACCAAGGTCGACTCCCGCCGCCTGGGCGACGGTCTGCGCGCCGACATGATTTCCAGCTCGCTGGCGCCGCTGTTCGGCTCCTTCACCCAGAGCGCCTTCGCGCAGAACGTCGGGCTGGTCGCGGTGACCGGCGTGAAGAGCCGCTACGTGGTCGCCACCGCCGGCCTGATCCTGGTCACCCTCGGCCTGCTGCCGGTGATGGGCCGGCTGATCGCCGCGGTACCCACCGCCGTGCTCGGTGGCGCCGGCGTGGTGCTGTTCGGCACCGTCGCGGCCAGCGGCATCCGCACCCTGGCGCAGGTCGACTATCGCAACAACATGAACCTGATCATCGTCGCCACCTCGATCGGCTTCGGCATGATTCCGATCGCCGCGCCGAGCTTCTACCACCACTTCCCGGCCTGGTTCGAGACCATCTTCCACTCCGGCATCAGCTCGGCGGCGATCATGGCGATCATCCTCAACCTGGCCTTCAACCATCTCAAGGCCGGCAACTCCGACCAGCAGTCGGTGTTCGTCGCCGGCAGCGAGCGCAGCCTGCGCTACCGCGACATCGCCGCGCTGCATGAGGGCGACTACTTCCGCAACGGCAAGCTGTACGACATCGATGGCAACGAGGTGGCGCTGGTCGACGCCCATCACCAGCCCGAACCGCCCGCGCCGCCGCGGATGCACGCCGCCAGCTCCGGCAGCAGCTGA
- a CDS encoding dihydrofolate reductase, translating into MNQTRLPLAMIAAFAHNRVIGLDNRMPWHLPADLKHFKAMTLGKPIIMGRKTWDSLGRPLPGRLNLVVSRQTDLQLDGAETFTELEAALVRAEQWAREQGADELMLIGGAQLYAQALGRAQRLYLTRIDAQPEGDAFFPAFDENQWQCVDSQAHPAEGEAPAYRFETWARR; encoded by the coding sequence ATGAATCAGACCCGCCTGCCCCTCGCCATGATCGCCGCATTCGCGCACAACCGCGTGATCGGTCTCGACAACCGCATGCCCTGGCACCTGCCCGCCGATCTCAAGCATTTCAAGGCCATGACCCTCGGCAAGCCGATCATCATGGGCCGCAAGACCTGGGATTCGCTCGGTCGGCCGCTGCCGGGACGGCTCAATCTGGTGGTCAGCCGCCAGACGGATCTGCAGCTCGATGGCGCGGAGACTTTCACCGAACTCGAGGCCGCGCTGGTGCGTGCCGAGCAGTGGGCGCGCGAGCAGGGCGCCGACGAACTGATGCTGATCGGCGGCGCGCAGCTCTACGCGCAGGCGCTGGGCCGGGCGCAGCGGCTCTACCTCACCCGCATCGATGCGCAGCCGGAGGGCGATGCCTTCTTCCCGGCATTCGACGAGAACCAATGGCAATGCGTCGACAGCCAGGCCCATCCGGCCGAAGGCGAGGCGCCGGCCTACCGCTTCGAGACCTGGGCGCGGCGCTGA
- a CDS encoding inorganic triphosphatase, producing the protein MAKETEIKLRASRETLLALREHPLLKKRNKSGWASHELLNQYYDSADRALARARVALRLRRDGEQVIQTLKSRGQSVAGLSERNEWDWHLDKAKLDLKKLTDDCWPAELAELDKKTLKPIFSTDFVREKAEIAWGRGKAKVVIEAALDLGQVKAGKRAEEICELELELRQGEPEALLELAIELAADLPLMPCDISKAERGYRLYDAEGYGLNLPAPVLDASMPLDDAVPALGWQLLGNSQRLAEQYRFNGHWKLLNDWLAQLIELRALLGSLGQAAPRASSRELRELLDALIGDWRPRLEAGQDDEAIRQAAPAEFAAELGRTRWGLFSLKASQWLLQRGWTVGRNARGDRQGAAELGKWLMHLLAEEAKALQLPRYQRQPEDLVEQSPRMERLLVWLHLARGVLLELPETDRLYGELAKLHELARQPLTDEARQLRAEQAHIVWTLKAWKLLEK; encoded by the coding sequence ATGGCCAAGGAAACCGAAATCAAGCTGCGCGCCAGCCGTGAAACGCTGCTGGCCCTGCGCGAGCACCCGCTGCTGAAGAAGCGCAACAAGAGCGGCTGGGCGAGCCACGAGCTGCTCAACCAGTACTACGACAGCGCCGACCGCGCCCTCGCGCGCGCCCGGGTCGCCCTGCGCCTGCGCCGCGACGGCGAGCAGGTCATCCAGACGCTCAAGAGCCGCGGCCAGAGCGTTGCCGGGCTGTCCGAGCGTAACGAGTGGGATTGGCACCTGGACAAGGCCAAGCTGGACCTGAAGAAGCTCACCGACGACTGCTGGCCGGCCGAACTGGCCGAGCTGGACAAGAAGACCCTCAAGCCCATCTTCAGCACCGACTTCGTCCGCGAGAAGGCCGAGATCGCCTGGGGCCGCGGCAAGGCCAAGGTGGTCATCGAGGCCGCGCTCGACCTCGGCCAGGTCAAGGCCGGCAAGCGCGCCGAGGAAATCTGCGAGCTGGAGCTGGAACTGCGCCAGGGCGAGCCCGAAGCGCTGCTGGAGCTGGCCATCGAACTGGCCGCCGACCTGCCGCTGATGCCCTGCGACATCAGCAAGGCCGAGCGCGGCTACCGTCTCTACGATGCCGAAGGCTATGGCCTCAATCTGCCGGCACCGGTGCTGGACGCCAGCATGCCGCTGGACGACGCGGTGCCCGCGCTCGGCTGGCAGCTGCTCGGCAACAGCCAGCGGCTGGCCGAGCAATACCGCTTCAATGGTCACTGGAAGCTGCTGAACGACTGGCTGGCGCAACTGATCGAGCTGCGCGCGCTGCTCGGCAGCCTCGGCCAGGCCGCGCCGCGCGCCAGCAGCCGCGAGCTGCGCGAGCTGCTCGATGCCTTGATCGGCGACTGGCGCCCGCGCCTGGAAGCCGGCCAGGATGACGAGGCGATCCGCCAGGCCGCACCGGCAGAATTCGCCGCCGAACTCGGCCGCACTCGCTGGGGCCTGTTCTCGCTGAAGGCCTCGCAATGGCTGCTGCAGCGCGGCTGGACCGTCGGCCGCAATGCACGGGGCGATCGCCAAGGCGCTGCCGAGCTGGGCAAGTGGCTGATGCACCTGCTCGCCGAGGAAGCCAAGGCGCTGCAATTGCCGCGCTACCAGCGCCAGCCCGAAGACCTGGTCGAGCAGAGCCCGCGCATGGAGCGCCTGCTGGTCTGGCTGCACCTGGCCCGCGGCGTGCTGCTGGAACTGCCGGAAACCGATCGTCTGTATGGCGAACTGGCCAAGCTCCATGAGCTGGCACGCCAGCCGCTGACCGATGAGGCCCGCCAGCTGCGTGCCGAGCAGGCGCATATTGTGTGGACGCTCAAGGCCTGGAAACTGCTCGAGAAGTAA
- a CDS encoding YitT family protein, with amino-acid sequence MQTRESDVPPAGRVSAIFVRHPLWEDALALLTGTALVALGIAFYAHAGLLTGGTVGLAFLLKYLADWSFGPAFFLLNLPFYALAIWRMGWKFTLRTVCAVALVSLFAELTPQWVRFAELNLVYAAVFGGFAMGVGLLILFRHRASLGGVNILALFLQERFGLRAGKVQMVIDALIVLAAVFVVAPERVLLSVLGAVALNLVLAINHRAGRYMGVS; translated from the coding sequence ATGCAGACCCGCGAATCCGACGTACCGCCAGCCGGGCGCGTATCGGCGATCTTCGTTCGCCACCCGCTCTGGGAAGATGCCCTGGCGCTGCTCACCGGCACGGCGCTGGTCGCCCTCGGCATCGCCTTCTACGCCCACGCCGGGCTGCTCACCGGCGGCACGGTAGGGCTGGCCTTCCTGCTCAAATACCTGGCCGACTGGTCGTTCGGCCCGGCGTTCTTTTTGCTCAACCTGCCGTTCTACGCCCTGGCAATCTGGCGCATGGGCTGGAAATTCACCCTGCGCACGGTCTGTGCGGTGGCGCTGGTGTCGCTGTTCGCCGAGCTGACCCCGCAGTGGGTGCGCTTCGCCGAGCTGAATCTGGTCTACGCCGCGGTGTTCGGCGGCTTCGCGATGGGTGTCGGCCTGCTCATCTTGTTCCGTCATCGCGCCAGCCTGGGCGGGGTGAATATCCTTGCGCTGTTCCTGCAGGAACGCTTCGGCCTGCGCGCCGGCAAGGTGCAGATGGTCATCGATGCGCTGATCGTGCTGGCGGCGGTGTTCGTCGTCGCGCCGGAGCGGGTGCTGCTGTCGGTGCTGGGCGCGGTGGCGCTGAATCTGGTGCTGGCGATCAACCACCGCGCCGGTCGCTACATGGGCGTCAGCTGA
- a CDS encoding GspE/PulE family protein: MSAFAPSLADRPLDLNDLLRELVAQGRVDQESAEQCLAVRRSAVNNQQHPLEFLAAQHLDDRQRAGKKLDLETLTAWLAELAGQAYLRIDPLKIDVAAVTPLMSYAFAQRHKILAVAVDGHSVTIASAQPFVKGWEANLTHVLKRPITRVVANPADIQRFTVEFYRLAKSVSGATATDQKISGVGNFEQLLNLGASDQEPDANDSHIVNIVDWLFQYAFQQRASDIHIEPRREQGTVRFRIDGVLHNVYQFPPQVTMAVVSRLKTLGRMNVAEKRKPQDGRVKTKTPDGGEVELRLSTLPTAFGEKMVMRIFDPEVLLKGFDQLGFSADDLRRWQSMTCQPNGIILVTGPTGSGKTTTLYTTLKQLATPEVNVCTIEDPIEMIEGAFNQMQVQHNIDLTFASGVRALMRQDPDIIMVGEIRDLETAEMAIQAALTGHLVLSTLHTNDAPSAISRLLELGVPHYLLKATVLGVMAQRLVRTLCPHCRTPVQLDADDWAALTKPWNAPLPTHAQQAVGCLECRDTGYRGRAGVYEIMLLNDAIKPLITADTDLVALRRQAFKDGMRSLRLSGAQKVAAGLTTLEEVLRVTPQSEQR; this comes from the coding sequence ATGTCCGCCTTCGCCCCGTCCCTCGCCGACCGACCGCTCGACCTCAACGACCTGCTGCGCGAGCTGGTCGCCCAGGGTCGCGTCGACCAGGAAAGCGCCGAGCAGTGCCTGGCGGTACGCCGCAGCGCGGTGAACAACCAGCAGCATCCGCTGGAATTTCTCGCCGCGCAGCATCTCGACGACCGCCAGCGCGCCGGCAAGAAGCTCGACCTGGAAACCCTCACCGCCTGGCTGGCGGAGCTGGCCGGCCAGGCTTACCTGCGCATCGACCCGCTGAAGATCGACGTCGCCGCCGTCACCCCGCTGATGTCCTACGCCTTCGCTCAGCGCCACAAGATTCTCGCCGTGGCGGTAGACGGTCATAGCGTGACCATCGCCAGCGCCCAGCCCTTCGTCAAAGGCTGGGAAGCCAACCTCACGCACGTGCTCAAGCGCCCGATCACGCGCGTGGTGGCCAACCCGGCAGACATCCAGCGCTTCACCGTGGAGTTCTACCGCCTGGCCAAGTCGGTCAGCGGCGCCACCGCCACGGACCAGAAGATCAGCGGCGTCGGCAACTTCGAGCAGCTGCTCAACCTCGGCGCCAGCGACCAGGAACCGGACGCCAACGACTCGCACATCGTCAACATCGTCGACTGGCTGTTCCAGTACGCTTTCCAGCAACGCGCCAGCGACATTCACATCGAACCGCGGCGCGAGCAGGGCACCGTGCGCTTTCGCATCGACGGCGTGCTGCACAACGTCTACCAGTTCCCGCCACAGGTGACGATGGCAGTGGTCAGCCGCCTGAAGACGCTCGGGCGGATGAACGTCGCCGAGAAGCGCAAGCCGCAGGATGGCCGGGTCAAGACCAAGACCCCGGATGGCGGTGAGGTGGAGCTGCGCCTGTCGACGCTGCCGACCGCCTTCGGCGAGAAGATGGTGATGCGCATCTTCGACCCCGAGGTGCTGCTCAAGGGCTTCGACCAGCTGGGCTTTTCCGCCGACGACCTGCGCCGCTGGCAAAGCATGACCTGCCAGCCCAACGGCATCATTCTGGTCACCGGGCCGACCGGCTCGGGCAAGACCACCACGCTCTACACCACGCTCAAGCAGTTGGCGACGCCCGAGGTGAACGTCTGCACCATCGAGGACCCGATCGAGATGATCGAGGGCGCCTTCAACCAGATGCAGGTGCAGCACAACATCGACCTGACCTTCGCCAGCGGCGTGCGTGCGCTGATGCGCCAGGACCCGGACATCATCATGGTCGGCGAGATCCGCGACCTGGAAACCGCCGAGATGGCCATCCAGGCCGCGCTCACCGGGCACCTGGTGCTCTCCACGCTGCACACCAACGACGCGCCCAGCGCCATCAGCCGCCTGCTCGAACTCGGCGTGCCGCACTATCTGCTCAAGGCCACCGTGCTCGGCGTGATGGCCCAGCGTCTGGTGCGCACGCTCTGCCCGCACTGCAGGACGCCGGTGCAGCTGGACGCCGACGACTGGGCCGCGCTGACCAAACCGTGGAACGCGCCGCTGCCCACCCATGCGCAGCAGGCAGTGGGCTGCCTGGAATGCCGCGACACCGGTTACCGTGGGCGCGCCGGCGTCTACGAAATCATGCTGCTCAACGATGCGATCAAGCCGCTGATCACCGCCGACACCGACCTCGTCGCCCTGCGCCGCCAGGCCTTCAAGGACGGCATGCGCAGTCTGCGCCTGTCCGGCGCACAGAAAGTCGCCGCCGGCCTCACCACCCTCGAGGAAGTGCTGCGGGTGACACCGCAGAGCGAGCAGCGCTGA
- a CDS encoding DUF2868 domain-containing protein has translation MSDPRIPLPSLSRVDRLWLTEAVRLREEHAGPLDDEEANRQARAGGGDLSTLIERRALWLARRDGLLEALRHWRQGARLGAIALAVLAIFTGAGLAFAALGDGQRPVNVFWALGSLLGLNLLTLLGWLLGLALAGDSGGALGRLWLWLSEKFARDARAAQLAPALPVLLQRQRLGRWLLGLGVHGLWLLAMTCALLMLLALLATRRYGFVWETTILGESAFVGLTQALGALPALLGFGVPDGEQIRASGTLAGDLESARRQWAGWLVGVVLVYGLLPRLLLAALCLWRWRRGRAALAIDLEQPSYRLLRERLQPPSERLGIRDAAPAQLHAPSAGAQLEAGAGAVLVAIELDGSRPWPPPLPKGVADAGVLDDREGRRRLLDQLTRFPPARLAIACDPRRSPDRGTLALLGELSRCAAATRVWLLQAPAGEALDSARLDAWHQALDALGLAHSSAAPLNWLENGHD, from the coding sequence GTGAGCGATCCCCGCATTCCCCTCCCCTCGCTGTCCCGTGTCGATCGCCTCTGGCTCACCGAAGCCGTGCGCCTGCGCGAGGAACACGCCGGCCCGCTGGACGACGAGGAAGCCAACCGCCAGGCCCGCGCCGGCGGCGGCGACCTGTCCACCCTCATCGAACGCCGCGCGCTGTGGCTGGCGCGCCGCGACGGCCTGCTCGAAGCGCTGCGCCACTGGCGCCAGGGCGCGCGGCTCGGCGCCATCGCCCTCGCCGTGCTGGCGATTTTCACCGGCGCCGGTCTGGCCTTCGCCGCGCTGGGTGACGGCCAGCGCCCGGTCAACGTGTTCTGGGCGCTCGGCAGCCTGCTCGGGCTCAACCTGCTGACCCTGCTCGGCTGGCTACTCGGCCTGGCGCTGGCCGGTGACAGCGGCGGTGCGCTCGGCCGGCTATGGCTCTGGCTCAGCGAGAAGTTCGCCCGCGATGCGCGCGCCGCGCAGCTGGCGCCGGCGCTGCCGGTGCTGCTGCAGCGCCAGCGCCTCGGCCGCTGGCTGCTCGGCCTCGGCGTGCATGGCCTGTGGCTGCTGGCGATGACTTGCGCGCTACTCATGCTGCTCGCCCTGCTGGCGACCCGCCGCTACGGCTTCGTCTGGGAAACCACCATCCTCGGCGAGAGCGCCTTCGTCGGTCTGACCCAGGCGCTCGGCGCACTGCCCGCGCTGCTCGGCTTCGGCGTGCCGGATGGCGAGCAGATCCGCGCCAGCGGCACGCTCGCCGGCGATCTGGAAAGTGCGCGGCGGCAATGGGCCGGCTGGCTGGTCGGCGTGGTGCTGGTCTACGGCCTGCTGCCGCGCCTGCTGCTCGCTGCGTTGTGTCTGTGGCGCTGGCGCCGCGGCCGGGCCGCGCTGGCGATCGATCTCGAACAGCCGAGCTACCGCCTGCTGCGCGAACGTCTGCAGCCGCCCAGCGAACGCCTCGGCATCCGCGATGCCGCGCCGGCACAGCTGCACGCGCCGAGCGCCGGCGCGCAGCTCGAGGCCGGCGCCGGCGCCGTGCTGGTGGCCATCGAGCTGGACGGCAGCCGGCCGTGGCCGCCGCCGCTGCCCAAGGGCGTGGCCGATGCCGGCGTGCTCGACGATCGCGAAGGCCGCCGACGCCTGCTCGATCAGCTCACGCGCTTTCCGCCGGCGCGTCTGGCGATCGCCTGCGATCCGCGCCGGTCGCCGGATCGCGGCACCCTGGCGCTGCTCGGCGAGCTGTCGCGCTGCGCCGCCGCCACGCGCGTCTGGCTGCTGCAGGCGCCGGCCGGCGAGGCGCTGGACAGCGCGCGGCTGGACGCCTGGCATCAGGCGCTGGATGCGCTGGGCCTGGCACATTCGAGCGCTGCGCCGCTGAACTGGCTGGAGAACGGACATGACTGA